tgggggagccccacttgcctagcttccaacagagctcacaatcactgaggatgcctgccatagatgtgggtgaaacgtcaagagagaatgcttctgaaacatggccatacagtcaggaaaacccatagcaacccagtgattctggtcatgaaagccttcaacaatacactaTCAGGGATTGTTTTTAAGAATTTGAAAACTTGTaaaatttaattctattttaatattcatatttgTGGGTTTTATAATGTTTCAGTTGGGTTTCAGTcctgagagaaaagcagggtcaaaataaatataacaacaacaacaacaacaacaacaacaacaacaacaacaacaacataatatgaCAGAAAAGGGAAGTAGAAAAAGCAGAGAAATGTAGTTAACTTGAGTAGCtcttaaaataaagttgttgGCTTGATTTTGAATGCGGACATGCTGCTTCCCAGCACCTGCTTTATtttttgacacccccccccccccatttttatatCTTCTGGCTTTCCTTCATGTTCCAAAAAAGAGTTCTTCGTGAAAAATCAAAAAATCATTTCAAGGAAGTATGCAGCCTTAGTTATAATGTACAGTGATTTtcactcacattttgcatgataTCTTAGCAAATGCTACTACAAGATGTAAAAGTAGCCACCAAATTAGATAGTTCTAGGGAACTCATTAAAATCAACTTACATTATCCATTGCTACAATCTTTGCTTCCAAGTCAGCTTGCAGGGAGGCCACTTGCTATTTATGCATTTTCCCGAGTAAGTCAGTCTTGGATGTCCTGAAATAAAATTCAGTTTCAGAAACAACACGGATGATAACTGGAGCAATTCAGGTGGAATTGCCCCATTTCCCAAAGCAAAATCCAAATCAGGTCCTATTTTTTTTGTTAGGGAGACCTCTATAAGTTGGGTGATTCACAGATGGACCCTCCACCGCCTTTATTGGACCATTAGTTAAGGTTATATGGTTCTCCATATAACCTTAACAGGGCGAgcagcccccgatggcgcagtgggttaaacccttatgctggcaggactgatgatttgaaggttgagttgctgacctgaaagttgccagttcgaatccaacccagggagagcgcagatgagctccctttatcagctccagctccatgcggggacatgagagaagcttcccacaaggatagtaaaaacatccgggtgttccctgggcaatgtccttgcagacagccaattctcttacaccagaagcgacttgcagtttctcaagttgctcctgacacacacacacacaaaaaagcaggGCTTTATGGATCCTTAGTAAAAGACAGTAAAATTGATGATGGAAAAGCAAAAATGTAACAAATATTGTGAAACTACATAATATACTACTGGGTATTCAACCCCCTTAAGGATATTTGCTTGGAAAAATATGGAAAACTAGGGgtgctacactgtaaaatgaatgcagtttgacaatactttaaccaccatggctcaatgctgggaaatcttgggagttgtagttctacaaagcctttagccttctctctcaGAATGTTGGTTCTTCACCTATCTacaaatcctatgattctatagcatcgagccaaggcatttaaagtggtgtcaaactgtattctttctacagtgtagatgcatccctggtTCTGTAGTCCTCTAACAATGGGTCTTGGAAAAAAGTTTATTCTCGATACTTTTTGTCCCATCAGGCTTTGGAAGCGTGAGGCATCCCAGTATACTCCAGGAGAGAGCAGTGATGACCTCAAGGTCTCCCTCTTTCCCTGGCATATCCGCAGCCCTTCTATCACACTGCGTGACTGGAGCCTCAAGTGGATGTCTTCAGATGTCTCAGCGCCGCAGGAGGAGGACAGCAAAGATCACGGAGAAGACAGGACCTCCCACCTGTGGGACCCAGTGAGACAGGAAGGTGCCTTTCCTGGGGGCCAAAGGGCGATGCTGTATCCCTCCGGCTGGGTTCCAGGATGGGGTGGGAAGCGGAGCATTGTGGTCGCCGATGACACTGCCTTCCGGGAGAAAAGCAAGATGCTGACTGCAATGGAAAGGCAGAAGTGGCTCAACTCCTACATGCAGAAATTCTTGGTGGTAAATTCTAATTGAGATGGGGCAGTGAACTGACAAGGGGCAAAGTCAATGGCAGGTGGAATGAGAGACAAGTTAGCTGTCCTGTACGACTCCTTTATCCATTGGAGATGCATTTCTGAACTTTCCATGGAAAAAGAAGACCATGGCTAACAGCAAACCCTACTAAAAGGAATGATTTCCAATGGAAGTTACCATAGATCAAGCCTTAGAGGACCCATAAAATTCCTAGAAAAGTATTTCCTCTAGAATGTGTCTGGTTCTCCAGGGTGaccctatggcagtggttctcaatgtgtaggtccccagatgttttgaccttcagctcccagaaatcctaacagctggtaaattggctgggatttttgggagttataggccaaaacacctggggacccacaggttcagaaccactgccaTATGACATGCTTCCAGTAGAAGCATGTGTGGAGGAACACCTATCTGCATAGTTTGCCAGATGCAGATAGCTGGAACCACAGGTATTCATCTCATGGGTATGAGGGCCATACTGTATTGCACAACTCACTAGAACCCTTTAATAAATATGCCAGGATATGTGATTGAATGGCACTGCATAAGAAGGCTTTCTGGCACAGCAATTCTTTTGATGCACAAGAGCAGGGATGGGTGACTTTCCATCTTCAGGGTTCACCTTGGAGTAGTTGAAATTCACTGGTTTATTGCAACTCTGTAGTGCAGGAGGGTGATAGAGCATTCTTTTGGACTATAGGGTCCTTGTAAAACTGATGGGCAGCATGTCTAGTCTTTCAGAAGGACAAAAAGGAAAAATACTAGTGGAAGTGataccaaaccacaaaaccaggCACAAGCATTCCACAAGCCCAACCCAGGAATGGTGTTgacatagaacagtggttctcaacctttgggcttccaggtgtttcggacttcagcttccacagttcctagCAGCTGgtgagctggctgggatttctgggagtgaagtccaaaacaccttgggggcccaaaggttgggaaccactgacatagaagatccaggttcaaatccgctCGTCCTTGAAGATTCCTTCCTCTCCATCTAATTATTATTTCATCCTTACTAACTCATTAGAGTTGTTGCAAAGATACAACTGGGATGAGTAGAGATGAACTGTGTGTGCTGCCCTGAGCTTCTTGAAGGAAAATGTGGGAtactatatagatagatagatagagagagagagagagagagagagagagagagaactaaaTATAAGATTGCCAGTTTCGATCTGTCTCAAGGCAACTGTGTTTTGCTATATGCCTGTAAAAATGTTACCTGCTAATTTCTGTACAGCTACTCAATTAAAAGGGCACAAGCATGCAAGACATCTGGCGTCATTTTCCTGAACTAAAGAACTCAATTTATTGTCATGGATGCTGTGTTGGGGCCCTTCCACTCTGCACAGTATTGACATTATGATTCTGCTTTGATTGcgtcctatgaaatcctgaggtTTGTATCTTGTTGAGGTACTCTGGCTGAAGATTCTGAATACAGTGCATCTGACTCCATTTTGTTCCCTACACCTGGTATCATTCAAACACATCAACACTGGAGACAATCAATTTAGAAGAGAAAAGTTTATTTAGTCAGTCTACAGGGCTTCTCTGAGGCACAAGCGCAGCCCCAAGTACAAGTCCTCCCATAAGCAAGAGGCAAATTAGTTTATTTAAGTGAAAATCTTGAGCAAGAGATAAGGAGAACGTTTCAGCAGGGCAGTGTTTAGCTCTCTGCCTGTTTTTTCCATATCTGAGAAAATTACCTTTTTAAATATTAGCTCTAGAGGTAGCAAGAGAAATGTAAGGAATTTCTGTCCAAATAAGTAACTTCTCTAAGGCTACTAGGTTAGTCAAGCAAGTGCAAGCATTAGGGGTATAGGTGTTATACCAGGTCAGATGATTTGTCCATCTAGCTGAGCCAACACAACCCTCATATCTATGAGGGATATGTCCCAGAACCTCCCATAGATAAGCAAAACTGGGTAATAACAAAACTCATTGAGCCAACCTCCGGCAGAAGTATACCACACAGTTGTACTGGAGGtcctaggacaggcatgggcaaacttcagccctccaggtgttttggacttcagttcccataattcctaacaggttgttaggaattgtggaagttgaagtccaaaatacctggagagctgaagtttgcccatgcctgtcctaggaAAGGCCTCAAGATGATGTATTTTGGTGGACACAAATAAATGAAATCATGATCCTGTAGAGAAATGGGCCATACTGTATTGTGTAATCTGGCCACTATTTTCCAGAGACTAACTGAAGATAATACCCATAACCAGATCCATTCAAATGGAAACGTCAACACTTAAGTCTTTCTCATTGCTTTCTTCTCCTAAGCTACAGCTACTCATGGAAAGGCAAGTTATGGCAAAAGTGCAACCCTTTGCAAATATTGTCACGGGTTCACACTCAAAACAGACACATCCCTTCTTTTTACGAACTGAAGCACACCTTTCTCCAAACTCAAGAATACAGAAGGCAATGCACCTGCCATTTAAGGGGTATAAGAATTAATAACAGGGGGGAGGGCAGATAAGCAGTGTCAATTATCTGGAAACAAACAAGGGTAAAGTGtttggaaaagagagagaaagagacagtttGGAAGAGAAATAGGGGATTGTGGCACTAGTAAGCAGTGTGAAGAGCACAGGTCAGAGTCTACTACTGTTGAATTGGCTCATCCATCAGCGGCAGGCGCAGGCGTGAAACAGCTCTTTGGTCTGAAAAAAGAAACAAGAGTTTTAGGTCCTTATCCTTACCTGTTCCGTCTCACTTTACATATATTTTGCTTATCAGAAATGTAGTGATATCTTACAACTCCCATtgtgtaaagcagtggttttcaacctgtgagtcccctggtgttttggcctacaactcccagaaatcccagccagtttaccagctgttaggatttctgggagttgaaggtcaaacatctgaggacccaaaggttgagaatcactggtgtagaggaTATACCAAAGGTTAGAGTCCAAACATAGAGTGCATTGAAGCTTTGTCCTTAATCCACAAGAAGCTATCCACAGCAAGCGGACTTATACCAGGTCAAATAACAATAGCCAACACACATgttggtgcttcaaatgttagccctgtttctgggtatatttgacctgctaattccaaaaatgcCACCAGTTTTCTCTTATCAATTTAGATGGGACACAGAACACATGTCatataccagtcaccatctgtccgcccatagaaaaccatgataaccatacctaagaaactagaactgatgtggtctatctgatGCACATTTCTCAATCAGTGCACCAAATAACTCCAGAAACAGGACTAAAAACGAACTGTGTTCTTGTTTTTGGGCTGTATAACAGGTCCTTCTATTTCAGTACCACCTACTCTGACTGACAGATGGTGTTTACTATCATCAACTTGTTCCATAAAGTCCTATATAATTGCAGATTCCAGGAACTGAATTTGGGACCTTTTGCATGCAACACATGTGCCTCTGTTGTAGAGATACAGTTCCTCTATTTGAGAAGGTGTACAAGTCCAGAGACAGCCCCTAAGCATGCTACTTATGCAAATCCCATTCTCTTCCCAAAGAAACACTGCCATCAAGCCTCACCTTGAAGGTTCAGGTAGGAAAGAAAATCCATCAGGCTTTGGAGGTTGCTGTTATCTCTGGAGTGCACACTATGCCCTGTTTCAGAGGAAATAGAGTTGAGGGGGTCAGTGCAATTGAATAGAGGAAGTGAGGagaagacagaggagtcagacaGAAGTGCTTACTCACCAAAAGACTCTTCTCCCCGAGGATACAGTTCCTCTACAGTATCTCGCTTACCAGCCAGGCCTCCTTTGTCAGACATAGTCTGTTGGGCATCTGCTTTGGGAACAGGAGATTGGAAGGGAAGAAGTGCTGCAGCAGgttaaataaaaaagaagatgAATTACAGCAAGGATACAAATGCTATTGCCCAGTTTGCCTGGTGGCACATAAGAGTTATGCCCCTAAGAAACCAGGCAAGAAATGTTCAACAATGGAAGAGAATGGTTTATTTTCCTTTAGGCTAGCAACAGGTAACTGTGGCTAAGGAAAACTGCCAAATACGGTCAGAAACAACACAAAGGCACACAGCTGCCACAACAGCTTTCCAGATTATTTTTGATAGAAGATAGGGGATCtaaggttctccagatgttgttggactgctgtTATTCCCCATTACCAGCTAGGGCTGATGGCAATGGCAGAtcaaaaatatctggaagccACAAGTTGATCGCCCCTTGCTTTACATTCCGACTATTATATTTCTTGTGTCACCCCAAAGATGAATCAACTTACGGGGTCCCAGTAGGTAGCCAGCACTGTTCAGGGTCCAACCACGCTTGTCCTTGGGCTGTGGAAGGAACAATAGAAGCTTTACACTAAACTAGGATTTTGTCATCATcagaagttgcttctggtgtgagagaattggccatctacaaaaatGTTGCCTAGAGGATGTTCGGGTGTattaccatcttgctgggaggattgcttctctcatgtccctacaagctagagttgacaaataggagctcaccccatcttgcagatttgaaccagcaactggTAGGTCAACAACCgaaccttcgggtcagcagtccagctggcacaccAGTTTAATCTACTGTGCTACCGCAATGGGTTGAACACACATACTTCCTGCACATACATGTAATCATCTCCAATAGCCACAAATTGACTAGAAATGCCACAGTCTTTTTTCTGCTTTCCCAAATCCTCAGCCCAGTTAAAGAGACCCTATTCCCTATCCCTCCATCAGTCCTGTCTTGATTTGAAGGAATATAAACATATTTCAAAGTATTTTCCTGAGGAGGAAGGAGCCTATTCTCCTCCTAGATAGAAGTTTTGCTTTTCCAAATACTGTCAAGGAAAGGAAGCGATACTACAGCCACTTGGTAACACAGTAGTTTCTTTCTGTATTGAAGGAATCCCCTTTGAATTACAGCATATCCAGAACtaaacaatggaactctctctctctctctctctctctctctctctctctctctctctctctctctctctctctctccatccatccatccatccatccatccatctccctcTCTCAGACACACAGATCTACTACCATTAATGCATTTTACATTTTCAGCTTCATGTCTCATTTCCCCAAAATAGGATCAGCATTATAAAGAAGAGAATTTTCTTCAGCAGAACACTATTCTATTCACAATGCAATCATATACAAACCCACTTAGAAGTAAGGCACAACAAGTTTTCCAATGATTACTTATTTTTTACGGTGGACAAGCCTTCACAGATAGATTCTCTCACTTGTGATCAGACACGGCATGCTCAAAACAAACACAATATTCAACAACCTTGTTTTTTCTGCATGTGTAGACTGGACTAGACCACAAGATATGAGGATGGGATGTGCAGACCCCTGATGGCTATTTAGTGTGAATAATGAGGTGGCTGATCTAACTCACCACAAGTGCAATTCCAAAGCATTCCCCAAGCAGTCCACAGAGGATCAAAGAGAGGCAGAACACGGCCCGAGAGATCCACATCTAAAGCAAGAAAGAGTAGAAACTAAAGGGGAGTTCAATCCCACTCTGCTCTCATGCCGTAGCCAGGAAAACATGACAGAAACAGACACAACTTTCTGAAAGTACAAATTCCAATGTATTGGTGCTCTTGGTAGCTATATAACATCTTTGCTTAGTCTTAGCCTAAGACCAAAACTCATTTGTGGTCCAATGAATTTGCAGGCATCTTACTGCTTCAAAAACCTTATTGGGCTTAATGTTGATGCCTGCAAACTCACTGGACAACAAATAGTGGCATCTCCCAgggttttttatcatgtcagaagtgacttgagaacatactgcaagtcacatctgatgtgagagaattggccagggAACGCccagttgcccaggggacgcccgaatgtgttaccatcctgctgggaggcttctcttgtgtccccgcaaactagagctgacagatgggagctcacctcatctcatggattcaaaccagcaatcttcaggtcagcaacccaaccttcagatcagcagttcagctgacgcaaggatttaacccattgtgccactgcagctcctaCGCCCAATATATACTAtatgggtaaaggtttcccctgacatatccgactctgggggttggtgctcatctccatttctaagccgaagagctggcattgtctgtagacacctccaaggtcatgtggccagcatgactgcatggagcaccattaccttcccgcctgagcggtacctattgatctattcacatttgcatgttttcgaactgctagtttggcagaagctggggctaacagcaggcactcattccactccccggattcgaacctgtgaccttttggtctgcaagttcagcagctcagcgctttaatatgctGCGCCATCGAAGGCTCCTATACCACATACTATATACCTGGATTGCTAGTGGTCACTATATCATTAGGACAATGAATACATTATGTGC
This sequence is a window from Anolis carolinensis isolate JA03-04 chromosome 6, rAnoCar3.1.pri, whole genome shotgun sequence. Protein-coding genes within it:
- the pth2 gene encoding tuberoinfundibular peptide of 39 residues isoform X1, translating into MPLRQIAGKGNPIRLREVFTVLASHLGHVSSSFFFFLILTAMKRTKETHKGLWIIVVILNSSWLLTSGTLLPKLNNSGRLWKREASQYTPGESSDDLKVSLFPWHIRSPSITLRDWSLKWMSSDVSAPQEEDSKDHGEDRTSHLWDPVRQEGAFPGGQRAMLYPSGWVPGWGGKRSIVVADDTAFREKSKMLTAMERQKWLNSYMQKFLVVNSN
- the pth2 gene encoding tuberoinfundibular peptide of 39 residues isoform X2, with product MPLRQIAGKGNPIRLREVFTVLASHLAMKRTKETHKGLWIIVVILNSSWLLTSGTLLPKLNNSGRLWKREASQYTPGESSDDLKVSLFPWHIRSPSITLRDWSLKWMSSDVSAPQEEDSKDHGEDRTSHLWDPVRQEGAFPGGQRAMLYPSGWVPGWGGKRSIVVADDTAFREKSKMLTAMERQKWLNSYMQKFLVVNSN
- the LOC103280315 gene encoding galanin peptides isoform X3, whose translation is MWISRAVFCLSLILCGLLGECFGIALVPKDKRGWTLNSAGYLLGPHAQQTMSDKGGLAGKRDTVEELYPRGEESFGHSVHSRDNSNLQSLMDFLSYLNLQDQRAVSRLRLPLMDEPIQQ
- the LOC103280315 gene encoding galanin peptides isoform X2, whose product is MWISRAVFCLSLILCGLLGECFGIALVPKDKRGWTLNSAGYLLGPPDAQQTMSDKGGLAGKRDTVEELYPRGEESFGHSVHSRDNSNLQSLMDFLSYLNLQDQRAVSRLRLPLMDEPIQQ
- the LOC103280315 gene encoding galanin peptides isoform X1; this encodes MWISRAVFCLSLILCGLLGECFGIALVPKDKRGWTLNSAGYLLGPPLLPFQSPVPKADAQQTMSDKGGLAGKRDTVEELYPRGEESFGHSVHSRDNSNLQSLMDFLSYLNLQDQRAVSRLRLPLMDEPIQQ